One Brassica napus cultivar Da-Ae chromosome C2, Da-Ae, whole genome shotgun sequence DNA window includes the following coding sequences:
- the LOC125582514 gene encoding protein CHAPERONE-LIKE PROTEIN OF POR1, chloroplastic-like, which yields MPQMDSVLRRLFLFAFMGGGGVSLAACIYFLYEKTKKSLGRACLIGIGALTAGWFCGSLIIPMIPTVFINPTWTLELLTSLVAYAFLFVSCTFLK from the exons ATGCCTCAGATGGATTCTGTGTTGAGAAGACTCTTCTTGTTTGCGTTTATGGGTG GTGGCGGGGTATCGTTGGCTGCTTGTATATATTTCTTGTatgagaagacgaagaagagctTGGGGAGAGCTTGCTTAATAGG TATTGGTGCACTAACGGCTGGGTGGTTCTGTGGTTCGCTGATCATTCCCATGATTCCGACGGTTTTCATTAACCCGACATGGACACTGGAGCTCCTAACATCACTGGTTGCTTATgcgtttttgtttgtttcttgtaCTTTCCTCAAGTAA
- the LOC106380105 gene encoding tetraspanin-12-like, with the protein MPRLSNAAVITTNAILALIGLATLCFSVYLFIEGPSQCQRFIQNPLIVTATLLFFISSLGLIAALYDNYIIITLYLFFLFLSILLTLIFSIFIFLVTNSSAGKAFSDKGIGNVKTGDLQNWIGDHFLQGKNWEGIKRCMADSSICRFRPRDVDFDAKHLSHVKFGCCRPPVECGFEAKNATWWTVPATSTAEIKGDCKTWSNTQSELCYACESCKVGVYRGIRKRWRILLVFNILIILLVVLLYSCGCCVRKNNRVPWKRRFL; encoded by the exons ATGCCACGGCTAAGCAACGCCGCCGTGATAACAACGAACGCAATCCTCGCATTGATCGGCCTCGCCACCTTATGTTTCTCTGTCTATCTCTTCATTGAAGGCCCATCACAATGTCAACGCTTCATTCAAAACCCTCTCATCGTAACAGCgactcttctcttcttcatatCTTCCTTAGGCCTCATTGCGGCTCTCTACGACAACTACATCATCATTACTCTCTAcctgttcttcctcttcctctccatTCTTCTCACCCTAatcttctccatcttcatcttccttGTAACTAATTCTTCCGCCGGCAAAGCGTTTTCAGACAAAGGAATAGGGAATGTGAAGACCGGTGATCTTCAAAACTGGATAGGAGACCATTTCCTTCAAGGTAAGAACTGGGAAGGGATTAAACGATGCATGGCTGATTCTTCCATTTGTAGGTTTCGTCCACGTGACGTTGACTTTGACGCCAAACATCTCTCACACGTAAAG TTCGGATGTTGTCGACCTCCAGTAGAATGTGGCTTCGAGGCAAAGAATGCTACATGGTGGACAGTTCCAGCAACGTCGACGGCAGAGATCAAAGGGGACTGCAAAACATGGAGTAACACGCAGAGCGAGTTGTGTTATGCATGCGAGTCCTGCAAGGTTGGAGTTTACAGAGGGATAAGAAAAAGATGGAGGATTCTTCTCGTCTTCAATATCCTTATTATACTTCTCGTCGTTCTGCTTTACTCATGTGGCTGCTGTGTGAGGAAAAACAATCGTGTTCCATGGAAGCGCCGGTTCCTCTAA